A stretch of the Prochlorococcus marinus str. MIT 0918 genome encodes the following:
- a CDS encoding glycosyltransferase — MPLRILGLALYGPKAASHRVRLSQYKDFLLENGIILDIHSLLDNEYLERRFNNQTPKLFKLIKLLITRIIILLRSTSQYDIYIIQGELLPLVPFYIERLFLKLPYIYDYDDAFYLKYNYFPLNIILKNKFKNVIKNALSVAAGNNLLYKYAFKNNQYVFRLPSVVDTNIYKSLPILKNKNDVFTLGWLGSPTTADYLKILIEPLKFISQRIPIRLVVIGGEPPSIPGIQIVQRKWNLNTHVEEIQKFDVGLMPLPDNAWTRGKCAYKLIQYMSCGIPVIASSVGANLDVVPSNCGFLVSNKHEWIEAIQLLSSDKNLRESMGKASSKWVLNEYSLQKNKSELLKMLIDTKSRIKH; from the coding sequence ATGCCCCTTCGTATTCTTGGACTAGCTTTATATGGTCCTAAGGCAGCCAGTCATAGAGTCAGGCTATCTCAATATAAAGATTTTCTTTTAGAAAATGGAATCATTTTAGATATTCACTCTTTACTGGATAATGAATATCTGGAACGAAGGTTTAATAATCAGACACCTAAGCTTTTTAAGTTAATTAAATTATTAATAACTAGAATTATAATTTTATTAAGGTCAACATCGCAATATGATATCTATATTATTCAAGGTGAATTGCTTCCATTAGTACCTTTTTACATTGAAAGATTATTTTTAAAATTACCTTATATCTACGATTATGATGATGCATTTTATCTAAAATATAATTATTTTCCTCTTAATATTATTCTGAAAAATAAATTTAAAAATGTTATTAAAAATGCCTTATCTGTAGCAGCTGGTAATAATTTACTCTATAAGTATGCCTTTAAAAACAATCAATATGTTTTTAGACTACCTTCAGTAGTTGATACCAATATTTATAAATCGCTTCCTATTTTGAAAAATAAGAATGATGTATTTACTTTAGGCTGGTTAGGTAGCCCAACCACAGCTGATTACTTGAAAATACTTATAGAGCCTTTAAAGTTTATTTCACAAAGAATACCAATTAGATTAGTAGTTATAGGAGGGGAACCCCCATCTATACCTGGCATACAGATAGTGCAAAGGAAATGGAATCTAAATACTCATGTTGAAGAAATACAAAAATTTGATGTTGGATTAATGCCTTTACCTGATAATGCCTGGACTAGAGGTAAATGCGCTTATAAATTAATTCAATATATGAGCTGTGGTATACCTGTAATAGCTTCATCAGTAGGAGCAAATTTAGATGTTGTTCCAAGTAATTGTGGTTTTCTTGTTTCGAATAAACATGAATGGATAGAAGCTATTCAATTACTATCATCTGATAAGAATTTAAGAGAATCAATGGGGAAAGCATCTTCCAAATGGGTTCTAAATGAATATAGCTTACAAAAAAATAAGTCAGAGCTATTGAAAATGCTAATTGACACTAAATCTAGAATTAAACACTAA
- a CDS encoding glycosyltransferase family 4 protein, translating to MAKNIYNPKVLLVANSGWYIYNFRLSLLEQLVAEGFDVHIVVPLDFYSDLIFNRGFTVHQWKISRRSINPIKEFLSLIDLIRIYKREKPIILHHFTIKACIYGTIAARNAGIYKVINAITGLGHVFLSTKKRMRFLRTFFKPLYRALFIDSRGLVVFQNADDQEELIKMGLVNSTNSKLIRGSGVDIDYFKNIEEHKLNKPLKLLFPARLIREKGIQETINACKELWDDNYKFKLIIAGEIDSGNRSSLTSVEIDELKSLQNIVILGHVEDMKSVYADVDIVIMPSWREGLSRSLIEAAAMQRGIITTDVPGCKDVVEHGISGILIPLKDQYAIKLAIQLFYHNPELINKYGLEAREKVKREFQVPLVIKSTVEEYYKLLNN from the coding sequence ATGGCAAAGAATATATACAATCCTAAAGTACTTTTGGTAGCTAACTCTGGTTGGTATATTTATAATTTTAGATTATCACTTCTGGAGCAATTGGTAGCGGAGGGGTTTGATGTTCACATTGTAGTTCCATTAGATTTTTATTCAGATTTAATTTTCAATAGAGGATTTACTGTTCATCAGTGGAAAATTTCAAGAAGGTCGATTAATCCTATTAAAGAATTTCTATCTTTGATTGATTTAATTAGAATATATAAACGAGAAAAGCCGATAATTCTCCATCACTTTACAATCAAAGCTTGTATTTATGGAACTATTGCGGCAAGAAATGCAGGTATATATAAAGTTATAAATGCGATTACTGGATTAGGTCATGTTTTTTTATCAACAAAGAAAAGAATGCGCTTTTTACGAACATTCTTTAAGCCTTTATATAGAGCACTTTTTATTGATAGTAGGGGCTTAGTTGTTTTTCAAAATGCAGATGACCAAGAAGAACTAATTAAAATGGGTTTAGTCAATAGTACTAACTCTAAACTTATACGTGGATCTGGAGTAGATATAGATTATTTTAAAAATATTGAAGAACATAAACTCAACAAACCATTAAAACTTTTATTCCCAGCAAGATTAATTAGAGAAAAAGGAATTCAAGAGACAATAAATGCATGTAAGGAATTATGGGATGATAATTATAAATTTAAATTAATTATAGCTGGTGAAATAGATTCAGGTAATCGAAGTTCATTAACAAGTGTTGAAATTGATGAATTAAAATCTCTACAAAATATAGTTATTTTAGGTCATGTTGAAGATATGAAAAGTGTTTACGCAGATGTGGATATAGTTATAATGCCGTCTTGGAGAGAGGGCCTATCTAGATCATTAATAGAAGCAGCTGCGATGCAAAGGGGAATAATAACTACAGATGTACCTGGGTGTAAAGATGTAGTTGAGCATGGAATTTCTGGAATATTAATTCCTCTTAAGGATCAATATGCAATTAAGTTGGCAATACAACTCTTTTACCATAATCCTGAGTTAATTAATAAATATGGTTTAGAAGCAAGAGAAAAAGTCAAAAGAGAATTCCAAGTCCCTCTTGTCATTAAAAGTACAGTTGAGGAGTATTATAAACTTCTAAATAATTAA
- a CDS encoding glycosyltransferase, whose translation MKNVLYLTRNALLEPLGQSQILPYLKYLSKSYNITIISFEKENISNFISYKTSLNNELTTLGITWIPLKFIQGKPLLSLLQLLLVSIIEIIKKRKYHLIHARSYVPAFIAAFIYKILRVPFIFDMRALWLEELVSSKRLNRGSLRYRILSTLEGICIKDSAAVVSLTNGAIGYLNSKYNNHFSNKIYSVIPTCVDVDRFFSNLNPNLNPRIYGCYGTVLSGWFQIDWLIEFFSLLSIRDPNALFEIVTNDNPSDIKHCFKNNLKLLSRLRVYSADPIQMPSIISRFSATVMFFTPGLSKLGSFPTRLAESLACGRPVVINSGVGDLDQLIRNLKFGIVISNIDTKAISSSLDELELLINKPDINLVCREVAMNNFSLYYGSSEYNKLYKRIII comes from the coding sequence ATGAAAAATGTATTATATTTAACTAGAAATGCGCTGTTAGAACCACTTGGACAAAGTCAGATACTACCTTATTTAAAATACTTATCTAAATCATATAACATTACTATTATTTCATTTGAGAAAGAAAATATTAGTAATTTCATTTCTTATAAGACTAGTTTAAATAATGAACTGACTACGCTAGGGATTACATGGATTCCTTTAAAGTTTATTCAAGGAAAACCACTACTCTCCCTTTTACAATTATTATTGGTTTCTATAATAGAGATCATAAAAAAACGTAAATATCATTTAATTCATGCACGCTCTTATGTACCAGCTTTTATAGCTGCTTTTATTTATAAAATTCTTCGTGTTCCTTTTATTTTTGATATGAGAGCACTTTGGCTAGAAGAACTTGTTTCTTCTAAACGTCTTAATAGAGGTTCATTAAGATATAGGATTTTATCTACTCTTGAAGGAATTTGTATTAAGGATTCAGCAGCAGTAGTTTCTTTAACTAATGGTGCTATTGGTTATTTAAATAGTAAATATAATAATCATTTTTCAAATAAGATTTATTCTGTGATTCCAACTTGTGTAGACGTAGATAGATTTTTTTCTAATTTAAACCCTAACTTAAATCCTAGAATATATGGATGTTATGGTACTGTTCTAAGTGGATGGTTTCAAATAGATTGGTTGATAGAGTTTTTTAGTTTGCTCTCAATTAGAGACCCAAATGCATTATTCGAAATAGTTACTAATGACAATCCTTCTGATATTAAACATTGTTTTAAGAATAATTTAAAATTACTTTCTAGATTAAGGGTTTATTCAGCTGATCCAATTCAAATGCCATCAATTATTAGTAGATTTTCAGCTACTGTTATGTTTTTTACACCAGGATTAAGCAAATTAGGAAGTTTCCCTACAAGGTTAGCCGAATCTTTAGCTTGTGGAAGACCAGTTGTAATCAATTCTGGTGTAGGCGATTTGGATCAATTAATTCGAAATTTAAAGTTTGGAATAGTAATTAGTAATATAGACACCAAAGCTATTTCAAGCTCTTTAGACGAGTTAGAATTGCTAATAAATAAACCTGATATTAATCTTGTATGTAGAGAAGTTGCTATGAATAACTTCTCTTTATATTATGGAAGTTCTGAGTATAATAAATTGTATAAAAGGATTATTATATAA
- the rfbC gene encoding dTDP-4-dehydrorhamnose 3,5-epimerase has protein sequence MNIIEMSIPEVLLIEPKVYSDDRGFFLETTRHSIHKEIGLPDFVQHNQSRSSIGVLRGLHYQLVQPQGKLVRCSRGKVFDVAVDIRVESENFGRYVSVILDDVDHNQLWIPPGFAHGFLVLSEIADICYMCTEYYYKEYEFGILWSDPEINIKWPKIDKVKRPILSQRDLKNKKLSDQSNDNLPSLN, from the coding sequence ATGAATATCATAGAAATGTCTATACCAGAAGTTCTTCTTATTGAGCCTAAGGTATATTCTGACGATAGAGGATTTTTTTTAGAAACAACAAGACATAGCATTCATAAGGAAATAGGATTGCCTGATTTTGTACAACATAATCAGTCAAGAAGTTCTATTGGAGTTTTAAGAGGGTTGCATTATCAATTAGTACAACCTCAGGGGAAATTAGTAAGGTGCAGTAGAGGTAAAGTATTTGATGTAGCAGTTGATATAAGAGTAGAATCTGAGAACTTTGGGAGATATGTTTCAGTTATTTTAGATGACGTCGATCATAATCAGCTTTGGATCCCACCTGGATTTGCACATGGTTTTCTTGTATTAAGTGAAATCGCCGACATTTGTTATATGTGTACTGAATATTATTATAAAGAGTATGAATTTGGAATTTTATGGAGTGATCCTGAAATTAACATAAAATGGCCAAAAATTGATAAAGTAAAAAGACCTATACTTTCACAGAGAGATTTAAAAAATAAAAAACTCTCAGATCAATCTAATGATAATTTGCCTTCCTTAAATTGA
- the rfbA gene encoding glucose-1-phosphate thymidylyltransferase RfbA, whose protein sequence is MKQRKGIILAGGSGTRLHPITKGVSKQLLPVYDKPMIYYPITTLMLAGIKDILIITTPHEHINFKRLLGDGSCWGINLKYEVQNHPDGLAQAFIIGKDFLQNGPAALILGDNLFHGDQLRKQLLKSNDRKKGATVFAYPVKDPERYGVIELNENGRVISIEEKPKVPKSKYALTGLYFYDSSIIEKAQKVKPSKRGELEITDINQMYLNEDTLNVELMSRGTAWLDTGTCESLHDAASYIRTLENRQGLKIGCPEEISWRQGLINKDQLIELANKQEKSGYGKYLIELVK, encoded by the coding sequence TTGAAACAACGAAAGGGAATTATCTTAGCGGGTGGTTCGGGCACTAGACTTCATCCAATCACTAAAGGGGTTAGCAAACAATTATTACCTGTCTATGACAAGCCTATGATTTATTACCCTATAACTACATTAATGTTAGCTGGAATAAAAGATATTTTAATTATTACAACTCCTCATGAACATATTAATTTTAAAAGACTTTTAGGCGATGGAAGTTGTTGGGGTATAAATTTAAAATACGAAGTTCAAAATCATCCTGATGGATTAGCTCAAGCTTTTATTATTGGTAAGGATTTCCTTCAAAATGGCCCAGCTGCTCTTATATTGGGAGACAATCTATTCCATGGAGACCAACTAAGAAAACAATTATTAAAAAGCAATGATCGAAAAAAAGGAGCAACTGTTTTTGCATACCCAGTTAAAGATCCAGAGAGATATGGTGTAATAGAGTTAAATGAAAATGGTAGAGTTATAAGTATAGAAGAAAAGCCTAAAGTTCCAAAAAGTAAATATGCTTTAACAGGCCTATATTTTTACGACTCTAGTATTATTGAAAAGGCTCAAAAGGTTAAGCCTTCTAAGAGAGGTGAGTTAGAAATTACAGACATAAATCAAATGTATCTTAATGAAGATACTCTTAATGTAGAACTAATGAGTAGAGGGACAGCATGGTTAGATACAGGAACTTGTGAATCGCTTCATGATGCAGCAAGTTACATAAGAACATTAGAAAATAGGCAAGGGCTTAAAATTGGTTGTCCAGAAGAAATTTCATGGAGACAAGGTCTTATAAATAAAGATCAATTAATAGAATTAGCAAATAAACAAGAAAAAAGTGGATATGGTAAGTACCTAATTGAATTAGTAAAGTAA
- the rfbB gene encoding dTDP-glucose 4,6-dehydratase: MKRNLLITGGAGFIGSNLVFNWIKKNPDDKIIVLDALTYAGNISNIKDLIENKDIIFEQVNLLDRVRLDSVISKYNITHVIHMAAESHVDRSILNPKMFIETNVVGTFNLLESFRLHWQKSDYNANFKFLHVSTDEVFGALSDNEESFCETTNYKPSSPYSASKASSDHLAWSWHKTYNLPILISNCSNNYGPFQFPEKLIPLTIQNILLGKSIPIYGKGSNIRDWLHVDDHCRALDLILSKAKPGSRYCIGGNNEIRNLDLVILICELMDQSSYQLPITPSKDLLNFVTDRVGHDYRYAINSECINNQLGWNPEISLKDGLKKTIKWYINNQHWLQDISMKNKFTSS, from the coding sequence GTGAAGCGTAACCTGCTTATTACTGGTGGAGCTGGCTTTATAGGAAGCAACTTGGTTTTTAATTGGATTAAAAAAAATCCTGATGATAAAATAATTGTCTTGGATGCATTAACTTATGCTGGTAATATAAGTAATATCAAAGATTTAATTGAGAATAAGGATATTATATTTGAGCAAGTAAATCTTCTTGATAGAGTTAGACTTGATTCAGTAATTAGCAAATATAATATTACACATGTTATACATATGGCTGCTGAAAGTCATGTAGATCGATCTATACTTAACCCCAAGATGTTTATCGAGACAAATGTAGTTGGGACTTTTAATTTATTAGAATCCTTTAGATTGCATTGGCAGAAATCCGACTATAATGCTAATTTTAAATTTTTACATGTTAGTACTGATGAGGTTTTTGGCGCTTTAAGTGATAATGAAGAAAGCTTTTGTGAGACTACAAATTATAAACCAAGCTCGCCCTATTCAGCATCAAAGGCTTCAAGTGATCACCTGGCTTGGTCTTGGCACAAGACTTACAATTTGCCTATATTAATTAGTAATTGTTCTAATAACTATGGACCTTTTCAATTCCCTGAGAAGTTAATACCTTTAACAATTCAAAATATACTTTTAGGGAAATCAATACCAATTTACGGTAAAGGATCTAATATTCGAGATTGGTTACATGTTGATGATCACTGTAGAGCCTTAGATTTAATCCTATCTAAAGCTAAGCCAGGCTCTAGGTATTGTATAGGAGGAAATAATGAGATAAGGAATTTAGATTTAGTGATTTTAATTTGTGAATTAATGGATCAATCTAGTTATCAGTTGCCTATTACTCCAAGTAAGGATCTTCTTAACTTTGTGACTGATAGAGTAGGTCATGACTATAGATATGCTATTAATTCTGAGTGTATTAATAATCAATTAGGTTGGAACCCAGAGATTTCCCTAAAAGATGGATTGAAGAAAACTATAAAATGGTATATAAATAACCAGCATTGGTTGCAAGATATCTCAATGAAGAATAAATTTACTTCTAGTTAA